Below is a window of Acidimicrobiales bacterium DNA.
TCGATCGGCCCCGGAAGCTCCCGATCTCGACCACGGTCGCCCCGGGCTGCAGCTCGCCGGCCCGGTCCCACAGGCGCTGCGCCTGGTCGTCGGTCAGCCAACCGTCGACGCCCTCGAGGGCGACGACGGCGTCGGTGAAGGTCGGGGTCGCACCCGTCATCGGGGGCTCATTCGGGTGCATCCGGATCGGAGGGCGGCCAGGTGGGATCGAGCTGGAGCAGGAACAACGAGCACCGTTCGGCCTCGTCGTCCTCGCCGATCTCGGCCGCCACCCTGGCCAGGCCGGCCAGCGAGCGCAGGAAGCCGCGGTTCGTGGGGTGCTCCCACCGCACGTAACCCGAACCCCTCCAGCCGTTGGCCCGCAGCGCGTCGAGGCCCCGGTGGTAGCCGACTCGGTACGCGGCGTACTGCTCGATCGGGTCGCGGCCGACGTCGCCGAGCCGACCCCAGGCCTCGCTCCACCGGGGATGGTCGGCGACGACTGCGGCGAGCAGCTCGCGGCGCGCCTCGGGAGGCGCCGCCAGAGCAGCGTCGAGCCGGGCACGGCTCTCGGCGGGCTCGGGGGGCAGCACCGTCTCGGGGGGACCGGACGACATGAGGTGCACGGGACGGGAGTCGCTCATCGTCCTGCACTCTACGGCGAGGACCGCCGGCGGCCGGGAACGGCGGCGACCGTCCGCCGGACCAGTGCGGCGAACTCGTCGGGGTGGGTGAGGTGCGCGCCGTGGTCGGCACCGGCGATCTCGGCCAGCTCGCCATGGGCGACGCCCGTCGCAACGACCTCGGCGGCCCGACGGTGGTGCGGCGCCGATGCGGCACCGCGCGCCGAGAGGACGGGGACCGCCACCCGTCGCAGGTCGAGCGGGGCCGGCGGGCGGCGGATGGCCGTCATCTCGGCCAACAGCGCCCTGCCCTCGGCGCGGCGGGCCGCTCGGGTCGACGCCGGCAGGCGCTCCCAGGACCGGTCGCCGACCATCGTGCGCATGAAGGCCTCCGCGGCGGCGGGCGGATCGTCGAGGTGGGCACCGACGGCCCGCCCCCCGGCGGAGTCGCGGGGCCACCACGGCTCCCACGGGAGGGGCGCCTCGTAGGCCATCACCGCGACGACCGTCCCGGGACGGGAGGCAGCCGCGGCGAGCGCCACCACCGCCCCGAGGCTGTGTCCGACGACGACCGTCGGGCGGCCGTCGAGGACCACGAGGAGGTCCTCGACGTGCTCGGCGATGCTCGTCGCCGTGCCGGCGGCGCTCGAGGCGCCGTAGCCCCGACGGTCGTACACCGTGAGGTCCAGGTCGACGAGGCGCCGCTCGACCTTGCGGAAGGACTGACCCCGGTCCATGGAGCCGTGCACCAACGCCACCCGGGGGGCGCCGGCCACCGGTGCGTGCCGCACGGCGAGGGCTGCACGGCCGGGATCGGGCACCGCCGGGTCCGCCCGTCGCGATCCGGCGGGGAGGTCTACGGGATCCGCACGATCCGGACGGTGTCGGTGACGCGGCCCTTGTAGATGCCCGACCCGGCGAGCACCACGACCACGTCACCCGGCGCCACCTCGCCCTCGGCCACGGCTCGTTCGATGGCCTGGGGCACGAGCTCCTCGGTGATGACCCCGCCCTCGATGAGATAGGGGGTGGTGCCCCAGCTGATCGACAGCTGACGCAGCGTGCGCTCGTCGGTGGTGAAGCCGAGGATCCGGGCCTGCGGGCGGAACCGGGCGATCGAGCGGACCGTGAAGCCGCTGCGCGAGAGGCAGATGATGGCCTTGGCCCCGATCTCGGTGGCGGCGCGGTGGGCGGCCGAGGTCATGGCGTTGGTGATGGCGTCCTCGACCACGTCGGTGGGGTCGAGGTGGAGCTCCGCGAGCCCTTGCGACCACCCCGGGTAGTCGAACTCCTCGTCGGCGCGCTCGGCGATGCGGGCCATCACCCCGACCACATGGGTCGGGTCGACGCCGATGGCCGTCTCCCCCGAGAGCATGACCGACGACGAGCCGTCGAAGACGGCGTTGGCGACGTCGGAGGCCTCGGCCCGGGTGGGGCTCGGGGCGTGCACCATCGACTCGAGCATCTGGGTGGCCGTGATGACCGGGCGCCCGACGGCGATGCAGCGCCGGATGATCTCCTTCTGGAGGTGCGGGAGCTCCTCGATGGGGAACTCCGAACCCAGGTCGCCGCGGGCCACCATCACCGCACCGGACGCGGCGATGATCGACTCGAGGTTCTCGACGGCGGCGCGCGTCTCGATCTTGGCGACCACCAGCGGCCCGCGTGGGTAGGGCTCCGTGCCGATGCGGCGCACGTCGTGGGCGGAGCGCACGAAGGACAGCGCCAGCATGTCGACCCCCGCCTCGACGAAGGCGTCGGCCAGGCGGAGGTCCTCCGGGGTGGGGGTGGGCATCCGCAGCCGGTCGGACTGGATGTGGATGCCGGGGCGCCCCTTGAGGAGCCCGCCGTGGATGACCTGCACGTCGAGCCGGTCGCCCTTTCGGCCGATGCAGCGGACCTGCACCGCCCCGTC
It encodes the following:
- a CDS encoding DUF3151 domain-containing protein, producing the protein MSDSRPVHLMSSGPPETVLPPEPAESRARLDAALAAPPEARRELLAAVVADHPRWSEAWGRLGDVGRDPIEQYAAYRVGYHRGLDALRANGWRGSGYVRWEHPTNRGFLRSLAGLARVAAEIGEDDEAERCSLFLLQLDPTWPPSDPDAPE
- a CDS encoding alpha/beta hydrolase; this translates as MPDPGRAALAVRHAPVAGAPRVALVHGSMDRGQSFRKVERRLVDLDLTVYDRRGYGASSAAGTATSIAEHVEDLLVVLDGRPTVVVGHSLGAVVALAAAASRPGTVVAVMAYEAPLPWEPWWPRDSAGGRAVGAHLDDPPAAAEAFMRTMVGDRSWERLPASTRAARRAEGRALLAEMTAIRRPPAPLDLRRVAVPVLSARGAASAPHHRRAAEVVATGVAHGELAEIAGADHGAHLTHPDEFAALVRRTVAAVPGRRRSSP
- the pyk gene encoding pyruvate kinase codes for the protein MPRRTKIIATIGPASDNAATLRSMIDAGMDIARMGLAHETLELALERYHRIRAAAAEAGKPIGILVDLPGPKVRAGRMPSDGMHLADLDVISLVPGQGDSTSDVVQVDYDDLLVDVHDGDYLTFGDGAVQVRCIGRKGDRLDVQVIHGGLLKGRPGIHIQSDRLRMPTPTPEDLRLADAFVEAGVDMLALSFVRSAHDVRRIGTEPYPRGPLVVAKIETRAAVENLESIIAASGAVMVARGDLGSEFPIEELPHLQKEIIRRCIAVGRPVITATQMLESMVHAPSPTRAEASDVANAVFDGSSSVMLSGETAIGVDPTHVVGVMARIAERADEEFDYPGWSQGLAELHLDPTDVVEDAITNAMTSAAHRAATEIGAKAIICLSRSGFTVRSIARFRPQARILGFTTDERTLRQLSISWGTTPYLIEGGVITEELVPQAIERAVAEGEVAPGDVVVVLAGSGIYKGRVTDTVRIVRIP